One Festucalex cinctus isolate MCC-2025b chromosome 3, RoL_Fcin_1.0, whole genome shotgun sequence DNA window includes the following coding sequences:
- the kcnc1b gene encoding potassium voltage-gated channel subfamily C member 1b isoform X1, whose protein sequence is MGLSDDKDRIVINVGGIRHQTYRSTLRTLPGTRLSWLAEPDAPNHFDYDAKIEEFFFDRHPGVFAHILNYYRTGKLHCPADVCGPLYEEELAFWGIDETDVEPCCWMTYRQHREAEEALDSFGGGGLLDLGNDDAEPEQEHGGEDDVDEMTRRLAHGDSPDARSGTLWSRWQKRVWALFEDPYSSKYARWVALASLFFILVSITTFCLETHEAFNPIINRTDVELVDNITVVHTYQEPETAAYLTYIEGVCVVWFTFEFLMRITFCPNKFDFIRNALNIIDFVAILPFYLEVGLSGLSSKAAKDVLGFLRVVRFVRILRIFKLTRHFVGLRVLGHTLRASTNEFLLLIIFLALGVLIFATMIYYAERIGANPNDPRASEHTHFKNIPIGFWWAVVTMTTLGYGDMYPQTTSGMLVGALCALAGVLTIAMPVPVIVNNFGMYYSLAMAKQKLPKKKNRHIPRAPQPGSPNFCKSSISSQHQSPVVHDDVFEIKFQDSKLNGEAANAALANEDCPHIDQAISPEEIFSPSERERPCFLVTTAERPNHTGGRVRRGYEKPWSLNSMSGMSGDASGVSSVSALPCSPPCLMQHSHSPIPSIM, encoded by the exons ATGGGCCTGAGCGACGACAAGGATCGCATCGTGATCAACGTGGGAGGGATCCGGCACCAGACGTACCGCAGCACCCTTCGCACCCTGCCCGGCACCCGCCTGTCGTGGCTGGCCGAGCCCGACGCTCCCAACCACTTTGACTATGACGCCAAAATCGAGGAGTTCTTTTTCGACCGCCACCCGGGCGTCTTCGCGCACATCCTCAACTATTACAGGACAGGTAAGCTGCACTGCCCGGCCGATGTGTGCGGGCCGCTCTACGAGGAGGAGTTGGCGTTCTGGGGCATCGACGAGACGGACGTGGAGCCGTGCTGCTGGATGACCTATCGCCAGCACCGGGAGGCGGAGGAGGCCCTTGATAGTTTCGGCGGCGGGGGGCTGCTGGATCTGGGCAACGACGATGCCGAGCCCGAGCAGGAGCACGGGGGGGAGGACGACGTGGACGAGATGACGAGGAGGCTGGCGCACGGAGACTCTCCTGACGCCCGGAGCGGCACTTTGTGGAGCCGCTGGCAGAAGCGCGTTTGGGCTCTGTTTGAGGACCCCTACTCCTCCAAATATGCAAGG TGGGTGGCTCTGGCCTCGCTGTTCTTTATCCTGGTTTCCATCACCACGTTTTGTCTGGAGACCCACGAGGCCTTCAACCCCATCATCAACCGCACCGATGTGGAACTGGTGGACAACATCACGGTGGTGCACACCTACCAGGAACCCGAGACAGCGGCCTACCTCACCTACATTGAAGGCGTTTGCGTGGTGTGGTTCACGTTTGAATTCTTAATGCGAATAACTTTCTGTCCAAACAAATTTGACTTCATCCGGAACGCCCTGAACATAATCGACTTTGTGGCCATCCTGCCCTTCTACCTGGAGGTGGGTCTAAGCGGGCTCTCTTCAAAGGCAGCTAAGGATGTGCTGGGTTTCCTCCGAGTGGTCCGCTTCGTCAGGATCCTGCGTATCTTCAAGCTCACGCGCCACTTTGTGGGTCTGCGGGTGCTGGGCCACACGCTGAGAGCCAGCACCAACGAGTTCCTCCTCCTAATCATCTTCCTCGCCCTGGGCGTCCTCATCTTCGCCACAATGATCTACTACGCGGAACGGATCGGCGCAAACCCCAACGACCCCCGAGCTAGCGAGCACACGCATTTCAAGAACATCCCGATCGGATTCTGGTGGGCCGTGGTGACCATGACGACCCTCGGCTACGGCGACATGTACCCTCAGACCACCTCGGGTATGCTGGTGGGAGCCTTGTGCGCCCTGGCGGGCGTGCTAACCATCGCCATGCCTGTCCCTGTGATTGTCAACAACTTTGGAATGTATTACTCCCTGGCCATGGCGAAACAGAAattaccaaagaaaaaaaatagacacatCCCACGGGCACCTCAACCCGGTTCTCCGAATTTCTGTAAATCAAGCATCAGCTCGCAACACCAGAGCCCTGTGGTCCACGACGACGTTTTTGAGATCAAGTTTCAAG ATTCCAAGCTGAACGGTGAGGCTGCGAACGCTGCCCTAGCAAACGAGGACTGCCCTCACATCGACCAGGCCATATCTCCCGAGGAAATCTTCAGCCCCAGCGAAAGAGAGCGGCCCTGCTTCCTGGTCACCACGGCCGAGCGGCCCAACCACACAGGGGGCAGAGTGAGGAGGG GTTATGAAAAGCCTTGGAGCCTTAACAGCATGTCTGGCATGAGCGGGGATGCCTCTGGAGTGTCCTCAGTGTCCGCCCTGCCCTGCAGCCCACCCTGTCTAATGCAGCACTCACATTCTCCCATCCCATCCATTATGTAG
- the kcnc1b gene encoding potassium voltage-gated channel subfamily C member 1b isoform X3 codes for MGLSDDKDRIVINVGGIRHQTYRSTLRTLPGTRLSWLAEPDAPNHFDYDAKIEEFFFDRHPGVFAHILNYYRTGKLHCPADVCGPLYEEELAFWGIDETDVEPCCWMTYRQHREAEEALDSFGGGGLLDLGNDDAEPEQEHGGEDDVDEMTRRLAHGDSPDARSGTLWSRWQKRVWALFEDPYSSKYARWVALASLFFILVSITTFCLETHEAFNPIINRTDVELVDNITVVHTYQEPETAAYLTYIEGVCVVWFTFEFLMRITFCPNKFDFIRNALNIIDFVAILPFYLEVGLSGLSSKAAKDVLGFLRVVRFVRILRIFKLTRHFVGLRVLGHTLRASTNEFLLLIIFLALGVLIFATMIYYAERIGANPNDPRASEHTHFKNIPIGFWWAVVTMTTLGYGDMYPQTTSGMLVGALCALAGVLTIAMPVPVIVNNFGMYYSLAMAKQKLPKKKNRHIPRAPQPGSPNFCKSSISSQHQSPVVHDDNVLCFSTEGYEKPWSLNSMSGMSGDASGVSSVSALPCSPPCLMQHSHSPIPSIM; via the exons ATGGGCCTGAGCGACGACAAGGATCGCATCGTGATCAACGTGGGAGGGATCCGGCACCAGACGTACCGCAGCACCCTTCGCACCCTGCCCGGCACCCGCCTGTCGTGGCTGGCCGAGCCCGACGCTCCCAACCACTTTGACTATGACGCCAAAATCGAGGAGTTCTTTTTCGACCGCCACCCGGGCGTCTTCGCGCACATCCTCAACTATTACAGGACAGGTAAGCTGCACTGCCCGGCCGATGTGTGCGGGCCGCTCTACGAGGAGGAGTTGGCGTTCTGGGGCATCGACGAGACGGACGTGGAGCCGTGCTGCTGGATGACCTATCGCCAGCACCGGGAGGCGGAGGAGGCCCTTGATAGTTTCGGCGGCGGGGGGCTGCTGGATCTGGGCAACGACGATGCCGAGCCCGAGCAGGAGCACGGGGGGGAGGACGACGTGGACGAGATGACGAGGAGGCTGGCGCACGGAGACTCTCCTGACGCCCGGAGCGGCACTTTGTGGAGCCGCTGGCAGAAGCGCGTTTGGGCTCTGTTTGAGGACCCCTACTCCTCCAAATATGCAAGG TGGGTGGCTCTGGCCTCGCTGTTCTTTATCCTGGTTTCCATCACCACGTTTTGTCTGGAGACCCACGAGGCCTTCAACCCCATCATCAACCGCACCGATGTGGAACTGGTGGACAACATCACGGTGGTGCACACCTACCAGGAACCCGAGACAGCGGCCTACCTCACCTACATTGAAGGCGTTTGCGTGGTGTGGTTCACGTTTGAATTCTTAATGCGAATAACTTTCTGTCCAAACAAATTTGACTTCATCCGGAACGCCCTGAACATAATCGACTTTGTGGCCATCCTGCCCTTCTACCTGGAGGTGGGTCTAAGCGGGCTCTCTTCAAAGGCAGCTAAGGATGTGCTGGGTTTCCTCCGAGTGGTCCGCTTCGTCAGGATCCTGCGTATCTTCAAGCTCACGCGCCACTTTGTGGGTCTGCGGGTGCTGGGCCACACGCTGAGAGCCAGCACCAACGAGTTCCTCCTCCTAATCATCTTCCTCGCCCTGGGCGTCCTCATCTTCGCCACAATGATCTACTACGCGGAACGGATCGGCGCAAACCCCAACGACCCCCGAGCTAGCGAGCACACGCATTTCAAGAACATCCCGATCGGATTCTGGTGGGCCGTGGTGACCATGACGACCCTCGGCTACGGCGACATGTACCCTCAGACCACCTCGGGTATGCTGGTGGGAGCCTTGTGCGCCCTGGCGGGCGTGCTAACCATCGCCATGCCTGTCCCTGTGATTGTCAACAACTTTGGAATGTATTACTCCCTGGCCATGGCGAAACAGAAattaccaaagaaaaaaaatagacacatCCCACGGGCACCTCAACCCGGTTCTCCGAATTTCTGTAAATCAAGCATCAGCTCGCAACACCAGAGCCCTGTGGTCCACGACGAC AACGTTCTCTGTTTTTCAACTGAAGGTTATGAAAAGCCTTGGAGCCTTAACAGCATGTCTGGCATGAGCGGGGATGCCTCTGGAGTGTCCTCAGTGTCCGCCCTGCCCTGCAGCCCACCCTGTCTAATGCAGCACTCACATTCTCCCATCCCATCCATTATGTAG
- the kcnc1b gene encoding potassium voltage-gated channel subfamily C member 1b isoform X2 yields the protein MGLSDDKDRIVINVGGIRHQTYRSTLRTLPGTRLSWLAEPDAPNHFDYDAKIEEFFFDRHPGVFAHILNYYRTGKLHCPADVCGPLYEEELAFWGIDETDVEPCCWMTYRQHREAEEALDSFGGGGLLDLGNDDAEPEQEHGGEDDVDEMTRRLAHGDSPDARSGTLWSRWQKRVWALFEDPYSSKYARWVALASLFFILVSITTFCLETHEAFNPIINRTDVELVDNITVVHTYQEPETAAYLTYIEGVCVVWFTFEFLMRITFCPNKFDFIRNALNIIDFVAILPFYLEVGLSGLSSKAAKDVLGFLRVVRFVRILRIFKLTRHFVGLRVLGHTLRASTNEFLLLIIFLALGVLIFATMIYYAERIGANPNDPRASEHTHFKNIPIGFWWAVVTMTTLGYGDMYPQTTSGMLVGALCALAGVLTIAMPVPVIVNNFGMYYSLAMAKQKLPKKKNRHIPRAPQPGSPNFCKSSISSQHQSPVVHDDVFEIKFQDSKLNGEAANAALANEDCPHIDQAISPEEIFSPSERERPCFLVTTAERPNHTGGRVRRETQRQHRSRQPTESVCVMNHGVPTTMCMTHNGPSPT from the exons ATGGGCCTGAGCGACGACAAGGATCGCATCGTGATCAACGTGGGAGGGATCCGGCACCAGACGTACCGCAGCACCCTTCGCACCCTGCCCGGCACCCGCCTGTCGTGGCTGGCCGAGCCCGACGCTCCCAACCACTTTGACTATGACGCCAAAATCGAGGAGTTCTTTTTCGACCGCCACCCGGGCGTCTTCGCGCACATCCTCAACTATTACAGGACAGGTAAGCTGCACTGCCCGGCCGATGTGTGCGGGCCGCTCTACGAGGAGGAGTTGGCGTTCTGGGGCATCGACGAGACGGACGTGGAGCCGTGCTGCTGGATGACCTATCGCCAGCACCGGGAGGCGGAGGAGGCCCTTGATAGTTTCGGCGGCGGGGGGCTGCTGGATCTGGGCAACGACGATGCCGAGCCCGAGCAGGAGCACGGGGGGGAGGACGACGTGGACGAGATGACGAGGAGGCTGGCGCACGGAGACTCTCCTGACGCCCGGAGCGGCACTTTGTGGAGCCGCTGGCAGAAGCGCGTTTGGGCTCTGTTTGAGGACCCCTACTCCTCCAAATATGCAAGG TGGGTGGCTCTGGCCTCGCTGTTCTTTATCCTGGTTTCCATCACCACGTTTTGTCTGGAGACCCACGAGGCCTTCAACCCCATCATCAACCGCACCGATGTGGAACTGGTGGACAACATCACGGTGGTGCACACCTACCAGGAACCCGAGACAGCGGCCTACCTCACCTACATTGAAGGCGTTTGCGTGGTGTGGTTCACGTTTGAATTCTTAATGCGAATAACTTTCTGTCCAAACAAATTTGACTTCATCCGGAACGCCCTGAACATAATCGACTTTGTGGCCATCCTGCCCTTCTACCTGGAGGTGGGTCTAAGCGGGCTCTCTTCAAAGGCAGCTAAGGATGTGCTGGGTTTCCTCCGAGTGGTCCGCTTCGTCAGGATCCTGCGTATCTTCAAGCTCACGCGCCACTTTGTGGGTCTGCGGGTGCTGGGCCACACGCTGAGAGCCAGCACCAACGAGTTCCTCCTCCTAATCATCTTCCTCGCCCTGGGCGTCCTCATCTTCGCCACAATGATCTACTACGCGGAACGGATCGGCGCAAACCCCAACGACCCCCGAGCTAGCGAGCACACGCATTTCAAGAACATCCCGATCGGATTCTGGTGGGCCGTGGTGACCATGACGACCCTCGGCTACGGCGACATGTACCCTCAGACCACCTCGGGTATGCTGGTGGGAGCCTTGTGCGCCCTGGCGGGCGTGCTAACCATCGCCATGCCTGTCCCTGTGATTGTCAACAACTTTGGAATGTATTACTCCCTGGCCATGGCGAAACAGAAattaccaaagaaaaaaaatagacacatCCCACGGGCACCTCAACCCGGTTCTCCGAATTTCTGTAAATCAAGCATCAGCTCGCAACACCAGAGCCCTGTGGTCCACGACGACGTTTTTGAGATCAAGTTTCAAG ATTCCAAGCTGAACGGTGAGGCTGCGAACGCTGCCCTAGCAAACGAGGACTGCCCTCACATCGACCAGGCCATATCTCCCGAGGAAATCTTCAGCCCCAGCGAAAGAGAGCGGCCCTGCTTCCTGGTCACCACGGCCGAGCGGCCCAACCACACAGGGGGCAGAGTGAGGAGGG AGACCCAGAGACAGCACCGGAGCAGACAACCAACTGAGTCAGTTTGTGTTATGAACCATGGTGTACCGACCACTATGTGTATGACCCATAATGGCCCCTCACCCACCTGA